The proteins below are encoded in one region of Legionella antarctica:
- a CDS encoding FkbM family methyltransferase — translation MQINKQLVATYLFPMVNRMLSPLRLKLQPKSSPNRSFSEFISHLKRINFHVQTVIDVGIAFGTPAFYKSLPEAKFYLIEPVPQCKPLLEKLEHTIGATCFNVAAGSKDGEIKFFVHPDISGSSSLRQWEGEVFDGESVTVPLKKLDSLIPKSINRPSLLKIDTQGNELDVLAGAKELLEVVDVVIIETSFHEFRKGAPEIHEIISTMADLGYRCYEILEGHYRAIDNALAQVDIAFVKQDSTLRSSKCFFSEQQLSKYIAKSR, via the coding sequence ATGCAAATTAACAAGCAACTTGTAGCAACCTATCTGTTTCCCATGGTTAACCGAATGCTATCGCCACTTCGATTAAAGCTCCAACCCAAAAGTAGTCCAAATAGAAGCTTTTCTGAATTCATTTCTCATTTGAAAAGAATTAATTTTCACGTTCAAACCGTGATTGATGTTGGAATTGCTTTCGGTACACCCGCTTTTTATAAATCATTACCCGAGGCTAAATTTTATCTTATAGAACCAGTGCCTCAATGCAAGCCATTACTTGAGAAATTGGAACATACAATTGGTGCAACTTGCTTTAACGTGGCTGCAGGGTCAAAAGATGGTGAAATAAAGTTTTTTGTTCATCCTGATATCTCTGGTTCTTCTTCTTTACGTCAATGGGAAGGAGAGGTGTTTGATGGAGAGTCTGTAACAGTTCCATTAAAAAAATTAGACTCCTTAATTCCGAAATCAATTAATCGCCCCAGCTTACTCAAGATAGATACTCAGGGAAACGAGTTAGATGTTCTAGCTGGTGCTAAAGAATTGCTGGAAGTTGTAGATGTTGTGATAATTGAAACTTCATTTCATGAATTTCGTAAGGGAGCTCCTGAAATTCATGAAATTATTTCTACTATGGCCGATTTAGGTTATCGCTGTTATGAAATTTTAGAAGGACATTACAGAGCAATTGATAATGCATTGGCTCAGGTTGATATTGCATTTGTAAAACAAGACTCAACTCTCCGCTCTTCCAAATGTTTTTTTAGTGAACAGCAATTAAGTAAATACATAGCAAAATCGCGCTAG
- a CDS encoding O-antigen polymerase, giving the protein MDKPRINGPVHPAGLMVAFWLFICVVYFWGPIHLTPEVSFSTYLFLALHIVFYILGSTVFLQISFFRKSASKASYLSYLPLHHVHNLIFVVLFIGVAGGVISIFCKLSSLEVINFSSIAQLRTLRAQVLLDGGGLQSGYMSAIAFLTYPAGFVGIVATIICYEKIPLISRIMSFLFLIIIVFLALCAGGRSPIMVLFLFIGTSCYVRKKIGKTYTPKSVPLRLTVVSLMILFVIYSSFIWVIRSKEAGLSSDAMINHAEHVWGAHPKDGLLAMSEFLNKPGLTQTVLSSTFYFIQNLSISERLLSSTEDIPAMYGAYQIDLFAAVLRAIPGGGEFLKQGYGKLLNANVYGFFTGAWTGLYIDLGFFSLLAALIWGYFSGKSWLNFKRNPTVLSGITYIFWIYSIFISFVSSPFGFSNSLMIFLWFIFFSLACLLFTRYKAIHKGSA; this is encoded by the coding sequence ATGGATAAACCCAGAATAAATGGACCAGTGCATCCTGCGGGTTTAATGGTTGCATTTTGGCTTTTTATTTGTGTAGTTTATTTTTGGGGACCAATCCATCTAACACCGGAAGTTTCTTTCTCAACGTATCTTTTCCTGGCTCTCCATATTGTATTTTATATTTTAGGTTCAACCGTTTTTTTACAAATTAGTTTTTTTAGAAAATCGGCCAGCAAAGCAAGTTATCTTAGTTATCTGCCATTACATCATGTCCATAACCTTATTTTTGTAGTTTTATTTATTGGTGTAGCTGGCGGGGTAATTAGTATTTTTTGTAAATTATCCTCCCTAGAGGTTATAAATTTTTCCTCAATTGCCCAACTTCGAACTCTGCGAGCACAAGTCCTTCTTGATGGGGGCGGTCTACAAAGTGGTTATATGTCAGCTATTGCCTTTTTGACTTATCCTGCGGGCTTTGTCGGTATTGTTGCAACCATCATTTGCTATGAAAAGATACCTTTAATATCCAGAATAATGTCTTTTTTATTTTTAATAATTATAGTTTTTTTAGCACTATGTGCTGGAGGACGAAGCCCCATAATGGTTCTTTTTTTATTCATTGGTACATCATGCTATGTAAGAAAAAAAATAGGTAAAACTTATACTCCTAAGTCAGTTCCTCTTCGATTAACAGTGGTTTCACTAATGATTCTGTTTGTTATTTACAGCAGCTTTATATGGGTAATACGCTCAAAAGAGGCCGGACTGTCTTCTGATGCAATGATAAATCATGCAGAACATGTTTGGGGTGCTCACCCCAAAGATGGTTTACTTGCTATGAGTGAGTTCTTAAATAAGCCTGGATTGACCCAGACCGTATTAAGCAGTACCTTTTATTTCATTCAAAATTTGTCTATATCAGAACGTTTATTATCTTCTACTGAAGATATTCCTGCCATGTATGGGGCTTATCAAATAGACCTTTTTGCTGCCGTTTTACGGGCTATTCCTGGAGGAGGGGAGTTTCTGAAACAGGGTTATGGAAAATTATTGAATGCAAATGTTTATGGATTCTTTACTGGGGCTTGGACAGGTTTGTATATTGATTTAGGGTTTTTTAGTCTTCTGGCTGCACTGATCTGGGGGTATTTCTCAGGAAAATCATGGTTAAACTTTAAAAGAAATCCTACTGTTCTTTCAGGAATCACTTATATATTTTGGATTTACTCTATTTTCATCAGTTTCGTTTCTTCACCCTTTGGTTTCTCTAATTCGCTGATGATTTTCTTATGGTTCATCTTCTTTTCTTTAGCGTGCTTGCTGTTTACGCGGTATAAGGCTATTCATAAGGGAAGTGCTTAG
- a CDS encoding IS3 family transposase, whose protein sequence is MNFSLDEKRVMIDPLAELTIREQCLLLDLPVSSYYYSAKPISVEDEALMALLDEHYLQYPCEGKIKRARWLSKEVGYPVGKRRVKKLMEMMGLSTVYPKPNTSVPNKEHEVFPYLLKEVDITKPNQVWAADITYIRMKGKHVYLVAIMDWYSRYVIGWAISPTMEAEFCIEALRNALLHSRCEIFNTDQGSQFTSKDWINTLKSHHISISMDGRGRYLDNIFIERLWRSVKQEKIYRYDFDTIEEVELALTEYFEYYNNRRLHQSFNYLTPAEVYYGRKRP, encoded by the coding sequence ATGAACTTTAGTCTGGATGAAAAGCGCGTCATGATTGATCCTCTTGCCGAGCTCACCATTCGTGAACAATGCTTGCTATTAGACTTGCCTGTTTCAAGTTATTATTATAGTGCCAAGCCCATTTCTGTCGAAGATGAAGCGCTTATGGCGCTACTTGATGAGCACTATCTGCAGTATCCATGTGAAGGTAAAATTAAGCGGGCAAGATGGCTGTCAAAAGAAGTAGGCTATCCTGTTGGTAAACGTCGAGTAAAAAAGTTGATGGAAATGATGGGGTTATCGACTGTTTACCCAAAGCCAAATACAAGCGTTCCCAATAAGGAGCATGAGGTGTTCCCTTATTTATTAAAAGAGGTGGATATCACCAAACCAAATCAGGTTTGGGCCGCAGATATCACCTACATCCGCATGAAAGGAAAGCATGTGTATTTAGTAGCTATTATGGACTGGTATAGTCGTTATGTGATTGGATGGGCTATTTCACCTACTATGGAGGCTGAATTTTGTATTGAGGCGCTTAGAAACGCTTTGCTGCATTCGCGTTGTGAGATCTTTAACACGGATCAGGGTTCTCAATTTACCTCAAAAGATTGGATAAATACGCTAAAATCTCACCACATTTCTATCAGCATGGATGGGCGAGGACGTTATTTAGATAATATATTTATCGAGCGATTGTGGCGTAGTGTTAAGCAAGAAAAAATCTACCGGTATGATTTTGATACAATTGAAGAGGTTGAGCTGGCCTTAACGGAGTATTTTGAGTATTATAATAACCGAAGGCTTCACCAGTCCTTTAATTATTTAACGCCCGCAGAGGTGTATTATGGCCGGAAAAGACCATAA
- a CDS encoding Wzz/FepE/Etk N-terminal domain-containing protein — MMYDEAGPSKVKVMDASNILVHNKLENYESINLMNLVYTKGWFIIYITAICTILAIGCTFFLKPHYKITTLLVEPKIEAYKDIFLNTRSDITQADLFTLFLKKLSDIQNFNSFLKQSSEIDNTFQISSDINNSLKSKVIINHNDPVEAELTIISPQLDANADLNKAYISFTNKKTLSEFIKKQHDAVNIKIKKIKEKISVIIDTLKNQQTFFIDRLKNQIAILKTKKNNKENQQYLLHLENELYKHQYNIDALDLNHKSGNNYLVELKLQLQLLESLSFKLPNVSSYEIKNLSTVGSIMISKKLVIMLGFFLGLILALTISILQTIFQVRKELKLSMTLNSPDFEAEKVSSQS, encoded by the coding sequence ATGATGTATGATGAAGCTGGACCCTCAAAAGTAAAAGTAATGGACGCCTCAAATATCTTGGTACATAACAAATTAGAAAATTATGAAAGTATAAATCTAATGAATTTAGTATATACAAAAGGCTGGTTCATCATATATATTACGGCTATTTGCACTATACTAGCGATTGGTTGTACCTTTTTTCTAAAACCTCACTATAAAATAACAACACTTTTAGTTGAACCAAAAATTGAAGCATATAAGGATATATTCCTTAATACCCGTAGTGATATTACGCAGGCCGACTTATTTACTCTTTTTTTAAAAAAATTATCTGATATACAAAACTTTAACTCATTCTTAAAACAAAGTAGTGAAATTGATAACACTTTTCAAATTTCGTCTGATATCAATAATAGCCTTAAGTCTAAAGTAATCATTAATCATAATGATCCTGTTGAGGCTGAGTTAACTATTATTTCACCCCAATTAGATGCAAATGCCGATTTAAACAAAGCTTATATTTCCTTTACTAATAAAAAAACACTCAGTGAGTTCATTAAAAAACAACATGATGCAGTTAATATTAAAATAAAAAAAATAAAAGAGAAGATTAGCGTTATAATTGATACATTAAAAAATCAACAGACTTTCTTCATTGATAGATTAAAAAATCAAATAGCCATACTTAAAACAAAAAAAAATAATAAAGAAAACCAACAATATCTTTTACATTTAGAAAATGAGTTATATAAACATCAATATAATATTGACGCTCTTGATTTAAACCATAAATCAGGTAATAATTATCTGGTGGAATTAAAACTGCAACTGCAATTATTAGAATCCTTATCTTTTAAGCTCCCCAATGTTAGTAGTTATGAGATTAAAAATTTATCTACAGTTGGATCAATCATGATCTCTAAAAAACTGGTCATCATGCTAGGATTTTTCTTAGGACTTATATTAGCCTTAACTATCAGCATACTACAAACAATTTTCCAGGTACGTAAAGAACTAAAATTATCAATGACATTAAATTCACCTGATTTTGAAGCAGAAAAGGTATCCAGTCAAAGTTAA
- a CDS encoding glycosyltransferase family 2 protein — protein sequence MKISIVTACYNSVATISDTLRTIQMQTHQDVEHIIIDGGSTDGTLEILEKNKAHIAHLTSERDNGLYDAMNRGISKATGDIIGLLNSDDMLAHKDVLSTIANKLADPRVDACYGDLVYVQQHNIDKVVRYWKSCPYRTELFGKGWMPAHPTFYVRKEVHDKYSMLFNLDYKSAADYEVVLRLLFTHKINVAYIPEIMVKMRLGGTSNQSIKNIIDQNKSIMRALNSHNYEYSSFKMFCNKLLDRVQQYRKVGYNQEQSF from the coding sequence CCATCAAGATGTGGAACATATTATTATTGATGGGGGATCTACGGATGGCACACTTGAAATTCTTGAAAAAAATAAAGCTCACATCGCCCATTTAACATCAGAGCGAGATAATGGGCTTTATGATGCAATGAATCGTGGGATATCAAAAGCAACAGGGGATATTATAGGCTTATTAAATTCCGATGATATGCTCGCCCATAAAGATGTCCTAAGTACTATTGCGAATAAATTAGCAGATCCACGTGTTGATGCCTGTTATGGTGATTTAGTTTATGTTCAACAACATAATATTGATAAAGTTGTTCGTTATTGGAAATCTTGCCCCTATAGGACTGAGTTATTTGGAAAAGGATGGATGCCTGCTCATCCTACTTTTTATGTTCGCAAAGAGGTTCATGATAAATACAGTATGCTCTTTAATCTGGATTATAAAAGTGCAGCAGATTATGAAGTGGTGTTAAGACTGCTATTTACCCATAAAATTAATGTAGCTTATATTCCAGAAATTATGGTGAAAATGCGATTAGGTGGAACATCAAACCAGTCGATTAAAAATATCATCGATCAAAATAAATCAATTATGCGTGCACTAAATAGCCATAATTACGAGTACTCATCATTCAAGATGTTTTGTAATAAATTGCTAGACAGAGTTCAGCAATACAGAAAAGTTGGTTATAACCAAGAACAATCTTTTTAA
- a CDS encoding transposase — MSKKRAYYTAAKKAKITLAAIEGKLTQAQITSEYGVHATQVKTWKQSAIKAINDLFSGANEKEAKSQEQLVEALYQEIGRLQAQLSWLKKKHEL, encoded by the coding sequence ATGTCTAAAAAGCGAGCTTATTATACGGCGGCCAAGAAGGCAAAAATAACGCTAGCTGCGATTGAGGGGAAACTCACACAAGCGCAAATTACCAGTGAATACGGTGTTCACGCAACGCAGGTAAAAACTTGGAAGCAATCGGCCATCAAAGCCATTAACGATTTATTCTCTGGGGCTAATGAAAAAGAAGCCAAGTCCCAAGAGCAGCTTGTTGAGGCATTATATCAAGAAATTGGTCGACTTCAAGCGCAGCTATCTTGGCTAAAAAAAAAGCATGAACTTTAG